Proteins encoded together in one Desulfurella sp. window:
- a CDS encoding N-acyl homoserine lactonase family protein — protein sequence MSVKLYAFSSGILKSTKEKFLFNTGIGEPFDIPVPYFMVDIDGTKVLIDTGISPGCIKDPQGTWGDIINVYYPVMKEEEQPVVALSKLGIKPEDISYIIQTHLHLDHAGSTRFFPNAKVIVQLNELRYAFFPDPLMDAAYIKNDIKDPNIKWEPIVGFRSMFNGAIFIIPTPGHTPGHQSVLVRLKKHKSVIITGDSIYLKDNFEKNIPSGFALNFADAAYSVQSLGELAKAEDAEIWFGHDPEFFKTIKLAPEYYE from the coding sequence ATGAGTGTTAAATTGTATGCATTCAGTAGTGGAATTTTAAAATCCACTAAAGAAAAGTTTTTATTCAACACGGGTATTGGTGAGCCTTTTGATATTCCTGTGCCATATTTTATGGTTGATATAGATGGCACAAAAGTACTTATAGATACCGGAATATCTCCAGGTTGCATAAAGGATCCGCAAGGTACATGGGGTGATATTATCAATGTTTACTACCCGGTTATGAAAGAAGAAGAACAGCCAGTTGTAGCACTATCCAAACTTGGTATAAAACCAGAAGATATTTCCTATATCATACAAACACACCTTCATCTAGATCATGCAGGAAGCACAAGGTTTTTCCCAAACGCTAAAGTAATTGTCCAGTTAAACGAATTAAGGTATGCATTTTTTCCTGACCCATTAATGGATGCAGCCTATATCAAAAATGATATTAAAGATCCAAATATCAAGTGGGAACCTATTGTAGGCTTCAGAAGTATGTTTAATGGTGCAATATTTATTATTCCAACGCCAGGTCATACTCCAGGACACCAAAGTGTTCTTGTTAGACTTAAAAAGCACAAAAGCGTAATTATTACTGGTGATTCTATTTACTTGAAAGATAACTTTGAAAAAAACATACCATCTGGCTTTGCACTTAACTTTGCAGATGCTGCATATTCTGTACAATCCCTGGGTGAGCTTGCAAAAGCAGAAGATGCTGAGATCTGGTTTGGTCATGATCCTGAATTCTTTAAAACAATAAAATTAGCACCAGAATATTATGAGTAA